The Halogranum gelatinilyticum genome contains a region encoding:
- a CDS encoding bacterio-opsin activator domain-containing protein — protein MEHSTENSAGSNTGTVPTAGTFETHPFAQATLDALPTQVAIINYDGDIVYTNRSWREFARDNDYPGPPEMMGENYLSVCDGSSGADATDAATGIRSVLDGDRDEFSLEYPCHGPDERRWFTMRTIRFRHDGDRFALVLHLNVTERKLSELAAQRHNTQLSTVNRINVLIREIIQSLLEVDTRDELETLVCERLAESEYYDSAWVAGRNTHHGGLEMRAHANTTQSFRDSVEAIDADDVDRTGVATALNGERPEVVRASHRTAGAIESLALEEGNQSYTAVPIRYRDAEYGVLVVHSTTQDAFSEWERAAFEVLGETLGHASNAIENRRLLFSDFVTEVEFAVSDPTSFLTQLSARCNCDVELTGFVPLTTDAVLQYVTAQGTDAALVEVLADEIETVENVSIISEHDDSVRFEYAVSDTSLVALLAEHGVNVRTATAANGEVRVVAEAVADADIREVVEAVSAHFDSAELVAKREVERETRTIDDYWDELTERLTDRQLSMLQAAYHAGFFEWPRESSGEEVAESFDLSAATFHEHTRVGLEKMLRLLFERDA, from the coding sequence ATGGAACACAGTACGGAAAATTCAGCCGGGTCAAACACCGGTACCGTTCCGACAGCGGGGACGTTCGAGACACATCCGTTTGCGCAAGCGACGCTCGACGCGCTCCCGACCCAGGTCGCGATTATCAACTACGATGGCGATATCGTCTACACGAACCGCTCGTGGCGGGAGTTCGCTCGCGACAACGACTATCCGGGCCCCCCGGAGATGATGGGGGAGAACTATCTCTCGGTCTGTGACGGCAGCAGCGGTGCCGACGCGACGGACGCCGCGACGGGCATCCGCTCCGTCCTCGACGGCGACCGTGACGAGTTCTCGCTCGAATACCCCTGTCACGGTCCCGACGAGCGTCGGTGGTTCACCATGCGAACCATCCGGTTTCGCCACGACGGCGACCGGTTCGCGCTCGTCCTCCATCTCAACGTCACCGAACGGAAGCTGTCGGAGCTGGCCGCCCAGCGTCACAACACCCAGCTCTCGACGGTCAACCGCATCAACGTCCTCATCCGCGAGATCATCCAGTCGCTGCTCGAAGTCGACACGCGCGACGAGCTGGAGACGCTCGTCTGCGAACGGCTCGCCGAATCGGAGTATTACGACTCGGCGTGGGTCGCCGGCCGCAACACCCACCACGGCGGGCTGGAGATGCGCGCTCACGCCAACACGACCCAATCGTTCCGCGACAGCGTCGAGGCTATCGATGCCGACGACGTCGACCGGACGGGCGTCGCCACCGCGCTGAACGGCGAACGGCCGGAGGTCGTCCGCGCCAGCCACCGGACCGCGGGAGCCATCGAGTCGCTCGCGCTCGAAGAGGGCAACCAGTCGTATACGGCCGTCCCCATCCGCTACCGCGACGCCGAGTACGGCGTCCTCGTCGTCCATTCGACGACCCAGGACGCCTTCAGCGAGTGGGAGCGCGCCGCGTTCGAGGTGCTCGGCGAGACGCTCGGCCACGCGAGCAACGCCATCGAGAACCGCCGGCTGCTCTTTTCGGATTTCGTGACCGAGGTCGAGTTCGCCGTCAGCGACCCCACCTCCTTCCTGACCCAGCTCTCGGCGCGCTGTAACTGCGACGTCGAGCTGACGGGGTTCGTTCCGTTGACGACCGACGCCGTCCTCCAGTACGTCACGGCCCAGGGCACCGACGCCGCTCTCGTCGAGGTGCTCGCCGACGAGATCGAGACCGTCGAGAACGTGAGTATCATCTCGGAACACGACGACAGCGTCCGGTTCGAATACGCCGTCAGCGACACCTCGCTCGTCGCGCTGCTCGCCGAACACGGCGTCAACGTCCGGACGGCGACCGCGGCCAATGGCGAGGTGCGCGTCGTCGCCGAGGCCGTCGCCGACGCCGACATCCGCGAGGTCGTCGAGGCCGTCAGCGCGCACTTCGACAGTGCCGAACTCGTCGCCAAACGCGAAGTCGAACGCGAGACGCGGACCATCGACGACTACTGGGACGAGCTGACCGAACGGCTGACCGACCGCCAGCTGTCGATGTTGCAGGCGGCGTACCACGCCGGCTTCTTCGAGTGGCCGCGCGAGAGTTCCGGCGAGGAGGTCGCCGAGTCGTTCGATCTCTCGGCGGCGACGTTCCACGAACACACCCGCGTCGGCCTGGAGAAGATGCTCCGACTGCTGTTCGAACGCGACGCCTGA
- a CDS encoding response regulator transcription factor has protein sequence MNDPAEAVVLLVEDEPDVAETYRRWLDDRYDVHHAPDGQRALDRLDSLDGAVDVVLLDRMMPGLSGEEVLAAIRDRGYECRVAMVTAVDPDFDILEMGFDEYIQKPPTRETLVETIEDLLDRSDYTAQLREYYALLAKRSALASEKSPDALASNREYARLERDIEEVAAELEEDQTDLLDDATFVGTIRDIAGERGETSE, from the coding sequence ATGAACGACCCCGCCGAAGCAGTCGTCCTCCTCGTGGAAGACGAACCCGATGTCGCGGAGACGTATCGGCGGTGGCTCGACGACCGCTACGACGTCCACCACGCCCCGGACGGCCAGCGCGCGCTCGACCGACTCGACAGTCTCGACGGAGCGGTCGACGTCGTCCTCCTCGACCGGATGATGCCCGGGCTGTCGGGCGAGGAGGTGCTGGCAGCGATCCGCGACCGCGGCTACGAGTGCCGGGTGGCGATGGTGACCGCCGTCGACCCCGACTTCGACATTCTGGAGATGGGCTTCGACGAGTACATCCAGAAGCCGCCGACGCGCGAGACGCTCGTCGAGACGATCGAGGACCTGCTGGACCGCAGCGACTACACGGCACAGCTCCGGGAGTATTACGCGCTGCTCGCCAAGCGGTCGGCGTTGGCGTCGGAGAAGTCGCCGGACGCACTCGCGTCGAACCGCGAGTACGCACGGCTCGAACGCGATATCGAGGAAGTAGCGGCCGAACTCGAAGAAGACCAGACGGACCTGCTCGACGATGCGACGTTCGTCGGTACGATCCGCGATATCGCGGGCGAGCGAGGTGAGACCAGTGAGTGA
- a CDS encoding metal ABC transporter ATP-binding protein — protein sequence MTPADAGSADDSTAVGSGDDHPVARFEDVTFGYGPTPVVEDVSFTVEPGDFLALVGPNGSGKSTLLRLFLGLHRPDSGSVQLFGEPAHEAATGTRVGYVAQDVASGGRAMPITVREVVRMGRYPHVPRGRFRREDREAVEEALATVDVTDLADRRVGALSGGQRQRVFIARALATGADVLALDEPTVGVDATSRAAFFDLLSELNREGLTVVLVEHDIGVVTTHATRVACLNRQLHFHGSTDDFVASDALSAAYGANHHVVVHDHDSEAEGATGRDGGHGQ from the coding sequence AGACGCTGGGTCGGCAGACGACTCGACAGCTGTCGGAAGCGGGGACGACCACCCCGTCGCCCGCTTCGAGGACGTCACCTTCGGCTACGGCCCGACGCCCGTCGTCGAGGACGTCTCGTTCACCGTCGAGCCGGGCGACTTCCTCGCGCTCGTCGGCCCGAACGGCAGCGGCAAGAGCACGCTGCTCCGGCTCTTTCTCGGACTGCACCGCCCCGACTCGGGGTCGGTGCAGCTGTTCGGCGAGCCAGCCCACGAGGCCGCGACGGGCACCCGCGTCGGCTACGTCGCCCAGGACGTCGCCAGCGGCGGGCGGGCGATGCCCATCACCGTCCGCGAAGTCGTCCGGATGGGCCGGTATCCGCACGTCCCGCGCGGGCGGTTCCGGCGGGAAGACCGCGAGGCAGTCGAGGAGGCGTTGGCGACGGTCGACGTGACAGACCTCGCCGACCGCCGCGTGGGAGCACTCTCCGGCGGCCAACGCCAGCGGGTGTTCATCGCCCGCGCGCTGGCGACCGGCGCGGACGTGCTCGCGCTCGACGAGCCGACCGTCGGCGTCGACGCCACCTCCCGAGCGGCCTTCTTCGACCTGCTCTCGGAACTCAACCGCGAGGGGCTGACGGTCGTCCTCGTCGAACACGATATCGGCGTCGTGACGACCCACGCGACTCGGGTCGCTTGTCTGAACCGTCAGCTCCACTTCCACGGCTCGACCGACGACTTCGTCGCCAGCGACGCGCTCTCGGCGGCCTACGGCGCGAACCACCACGTCGTCGTCCACGACCACGACAGCGAGGCCGAGGGCGCGACTGGCCGAGACGGAGGCCACGGCCAGTGA
- a CDS encoding PAS domain-containing sensor histidine kinase has translation MVSLSTRLRRSSVTGLGLLLVVLSTVTYVTSAEPGERLLLFMPVLLSVALVGFGVRLSRLAFDPDEIVRIAAWTASGLVVFGLLTVWGGYHLLFDDLPLAEAFEQSVMYLTAGGLVSALVGYYEVRQQANAAMAERVQMAVDAATDGIAVLDDDFTFRAVNQAYLDIHGIDNESAFLNDHYEEYQLVADVDRLTNEVVPAVQAADHWHGEVTGKRIDGSTFPKELTVNRTDEGGLVVVARDITRRKARERQLEAQATAMDSATDGMAILDEDGRYVYVNDAHAELYGFDDADDLLDETWRLLYDDEELARFEEEVMPELWEAGQWRGEAVGRRIDGTTFPQEVSLTTLDDGGLVGVVRDITERKQWESRLKALQEATLTLRDADSETEVATTVADIVEEVLDKPLAIVWSYDETEKRLVPMATSTQAASLLASRDLPVESLVVHEGMRQMAAFRGEEPEFLEDYQDVDRSKRFDLPLERVLYEPLGEHGLLGIAAQDGGEFTAADRYLADILARKATATLDRVARDRTIDALQSAMRRMVQAGDAAEVAELVTETTDEILGYPIAGVWFVDDDETQLTPVASTVRSQALFDELPTFTAAGESLAWATFETGDPLVFDDVRTDDRVYNPDTPVRSELLLPLGPHGVLIIGSPEPAQFDEHDVSLATILAANAEVALGRAARETDLRRQRDRLEFLNSLLRHDILNGMMVVDSRAEFLLETDLDEEQTRYAETVSRWADDIVDLVQNVRALLDTFAGSGRTETEPTDLSAVVEAEVDRVRTTYPDVGFHTDVADGVTVAANAVLPEVVGNLVTNAVEHNRGDDPEVTVAVETDHDAGTATLCVADNGPGVRPELKDGIFRRDETGHVKSAGTGFGLFFVDTMVDAYGGSVRVEDNEPTGAVFVVELPLA, from the coding sequence ATGGTTTCGCTCTCGACTCGTCTCCGCCGGTCGTCCGTCACCGGCCTCGGTCTCCTGCTCGTCGTGCTCTCGACGGTCACCTACGTGACGAGCGCGGAGCCTGGCGAGCGGCTCTTGCTCTTTATGCCGGTGCTCCTCTCCGTGGCACTGGTCGGGTTCGGCGTCCGGCTGTCACGGCTGGCCTTCGACCCGGACGAGATCGTCCGTATCGCCGCCTGGACCGCGAGCGGACTCGTCGTCTTCGGCCTGTTGACGGTGTGGGGGGGCTACCATCTCCTCTTCGACGACCTCCCGTTGGCCGAGGCGTTCGAGCAGAGCGTGATGTATCTCACGGCGGGCGGGCTGGTGAGCGCGCTCGTCGGCTACTACGAGGTCCGCCAGCAGGCGAACGCGGCCATGGCAGAGCGCGTCCAGATGGCGGTCGACGCCGCCACGGACGGCATCGCCGTCCTCGACGACGACTTCACGTTCCGCGCCGTCAACCAGGCGTATCTGGACATCCACGGCATCGACAACGAGTCGGCGTTTCTGAACGACCACTACGAGGAGTATCAGCTCGTCGCCGACGTCGACCGGTTGACCAACGAGGTCGTCCCGGCCGTCCAGGCGGCCGACCACTGGCACGGCGAAGTGACCGGCAAGCGAATCGACGGGTCGACGTTTCCGAAGGAGCTGACGGTCAACCGGACCGACGAGGGTGGACTCGTCGTCGTCGCCCGCGACATCACGCGACGCAAGGCGCGCGAGCGACAGCTCGAAGCGCAGGCGACGGCGATGGACAGCGCCACTGACGGGATGGCCATCCTCGACGAGGACGGCAGATACGTCTACGTCAACGACGCCCACGCGGAGCTGTACGGCTTCGACGACGCCGACGACCTCCTCGACGAAACGTGGCGGCTCCTCTACGACGACGAGGAACTCGCCCGGTTCGAGGAGGAGGTCATGCCCGAACTGTGGGAGGCGGGCCAGTGGCGGGGCGAGGCCGTCGGCCGCCGCATCGACGGGACGACGTTCCCCCAGGAGGTCTCGTTGACGACGCTCGACGACGGCGGTCTCGTCGGCGTCGTCCGCGACATCACCGAGCGAAAGCAGTGGGAGAGTCGGCTCAAGGCACTCCAAGAGGCGACGCTCACCCTGCGGGACGCCGACTCGGAGACCGAGGTCGCCACCACCGTCGCCGACATCGTCGAGGAAGTCCTCGACAAGCCGCTCGCCATCGTCTGGTCGTACGACGAGACCGAAAAACGGCTCGTCCCCATGGCCACGTCGACGCAGGCGGCGTCGCTGTTGGCGTCGCGTGACCTGCCGGTCGAGTCGCTCGTCGTCCACGAGGGGATGCGACAGATGGCCGCCTTCCGGGGCGAGGAACCCGAGTTCCTGGAGGACTACCAGGACGTCGACCGGAGCAAGCGGTTCGACCTGCCGCTCGAACGCGTCCTCTACGAACCGCTCGGCGAGCACGGACTGCTGGGAATCGCCGCACAGGACGGCGGGGAGTTTACCGCCGCCGACCGCTATCTCGCAGACATCCTCGCGCGCAAGGCGACGGCGACGCTGGACCGCGTCGCTCGCGACCGGACCATCGACGCGCTCCAGTCGGCCATGCGACGGATGGTCCAGGCGGGCGACGCGGCCGAGGTCGCCGAGCTCGTCACCGAGACGACCGACGAGATCCTCGGCTACCCCATCGCCGGGGTCTGGTTCGTCGACGACGACGAGACACAGCTCACGCCCGTCGCGTCGACGGTGCGGTCGCAGGCACTGTTCGACGAGCTACCGACGTTCACCGCGGCGGGCGAGAGTCTCGCGTGGGCCACTTTCGAGACCGGCGACCCGCTCGTCTTCGACGACGTCCGAACCGACGACCGGGTCTACAACCCCGACACGCCGGTCCGCAGCGAACTGCTGTTGCCGCTCGGCCCGCACGGCGTGCTCATCATCGGCTCGCCCGAACCGGCGCAGTTCGACGAGCACGACGTGAGTCTCGCAACCATCCTCGCGGCGAACGCCGAGGTCGCCCTCGGGCGGGCGGCCCGCGAGACCGACCTCAGGCGACAGCGCGACCGACTGGAGTTCCTCAACAGCCTCCTCAGACACGACATCCTCAACGGGATGATGGTCGTCGACTCGCGGGCGGAGTTCCTTCTGGAGACCGACCTCGACGAGGAGCAGACGCGGTACGCCGAGACCGTCTCGCGGTGGGCCGACGACATCGTCGACCTCGTGCAGAACGTGCGGGCACTGCTCGATACTTTCGCCGGGTCGGGTCGGACGGAGACGGAACCGACGGACCTCTCGGCGGTCGTCGAGGCCGAGGTCGACCGCGTCCGGACCACCTATCCGGACGTCGGCTTCCACACCGACGTCGCGGACGGCGTCACCGTGGCCGCCAACGCCGTCCTCCCGGAGGTGGTCGGCAACCTCGTGACGAACGCCGTCGAGCACAACCGGGGCGACGACCCCGAGGTGACGGTGGCCGTCGAGACCGACCACGACGCCGGGACGGCGACGCTCTGCGTCGCCGACAACGGGCCGGGCGTCCGTCCGGAACTCAAAGACGGCATCTTCCGGCGCGACGAGACGGGCCACGTGAAATCCGCCGGTACCGGCTTCGGTCTCTTCTTCGTCGACACGATGGTCGACGCGTACGGCGGCAGCGTTCGCGTCGAGGACAACGAGCCGACCGGCGCGGTGTTCGTCGTCGAACTGCCGCTCGCCTGA
- a CDS encoding metal ABC transporter permease, with translation MTDPLTTLLLADVVTGLLAVADPFTAVLDAFSAVLGAVGDLLCRLLAPLGVDLVCYPFMQRALVAGLCVGVVAPLVGSFLVHRELALIGDTLAHAAFAGVAVGLFLGSRLGLPLSPSLTALVVAVIGALVVQVIAERTDAYGDVSMAIVLSGGFALGTVLVSLTDGGIAVSISQYLFGSLATVRWEDTLLLVVLSLVVVAVVARYYRQFLAVTFDETAAAVGGVDVTRTTRLLVVLTALVVVAAMQILGVILVAAMLVVPVATAAPVARSFRESVVISVVAAQLAVLVGIALSYGYGLAAGGSIVLAAIGGYAVVVGVTGLSK, from the coding sequence GTGACCGACCCGCTGACGACGCTTCTCCTCGCCGACGTCGTCACCGGACTGCTCGCCGTCGCCGACCCGTTCACCGCCGTCCTCGACGCCTTCTCGGCCGTGCTCGGGGCTGTCGGCGACCTGCTCTGTCGCCTGCTCGCGCCGCTCGGCGTCGATCTCGTCTGCTATCCGTTCATGCAGCGGGCACTGGTGGCGGGACTCTGTGTCGGCGTCGTCGCGCCGCTCGTCGGCTCGTTTCTCGTCCACCGGGAACTGGCGCTCATCGGCGACACGCTGGCGCACGCCGCCTTCGCTGGCGTCGCCGTCGGTCTGTTTCTCGGTTCGCGGCTCGGTCTCCCGCTGTCGCCGTCGCTGACCGCGCTCGTCGTCGCCGTCATCGGCGCGCTCGTGGTGCAGGTCATCGCCGAGCGGACCGACGCCTACGGCGACGTCTCGATGGCCATCGTCCTCTCGGGCGGCTTCGCCCTCGGAACGGTTCTCGTGAGCCTCACCGACGGCGGCATCGCGGTCAGTATCAGCCAGTATCTGTTCGGCAGCCTCGCGACCGTCCGCTGGGAGGACACGCTGTTGCTCGTCGTCCTGAGCCTCGTCGTCGTCGCGGTCGTCGCGCGCTACTACCGGCAGTTCCTCGCGGTCACGTTCGACGAGACGGCCGCCGCTGTCGGCGGCGTCGACGTGACCCGCACGACGCGGCTGCTCGTCGTCCTCACTGCACTCGTCGTCGTCGCGGCCATGCAGATTCTGGGCGTCATCCTCGTCGCCGCGATGCTCGTCGTCCCCGTCGCGACCGCCGCGCCGGTGGCTCGGAGCTTTCGGGAGTCGGTCGTCATCTCGGTCGTCGCCGCCCAGCTGGCCGTCCTCGTCGGTATCGCGCTGTCCTACGGCTACGGGCTGGCGGCCGGGGGGAGTATCGTCCTCGCGGCCATCGGCGGCTACGCCGTCGTCGTCGGCGTCACCGGGCTGTCGAAGTGA
- a CDS encoding class I SAM-dependent methyltransferase — translation MRRFTAEYLRRTREGMWDDSRAALSDLGLDSRTRILDVGCGTGELSRVLAAESPADVVCLDADPSLLSVAREETGLPTVAGDATRLPVADDSFDLVVCQALLVNLPDPAAALREFARVSTDLVAAVEPDNADVDVDSTVESEVDLEARVRETYLRGVETDVALGEQVPELFGDCGLSDVRTRRYHHRKVVEPPYDEMALQDAARKASGAGLADHETELRRVLSADAYDDLRRDWREMGRAVADQIQREAYRRVEVVPFDVTVGRV, via the coding sequence GTGCGCAGATTCACTGCCGAATATCTCCGTCGGACGCGCGAGGGGATGTGGGACGACTCGCGAGCGGCACTGTCGGATCTCGGCCTCGACTCGCGGACACGGATTCTCGACGTCGGCTGCGGAACCGGCGAACTCTCCCGCGTGCTCGCCGCCGAGAGTCCCGCCGACGTCGTCTGTCTCGACGCCGACCCGTCGCTGCTCTCGGTCGCCCGCGAGGAGACCGGCCTGCCGACCGTCGCTGGCGACGCGACTCGGCTGCCCGTCGCCGACGACAGCTTCGACCTCGTGGTCTGTCAGGCACTCCTGGTCAATCTCCCCGACCCGGCTGCGGCACTCCGCGAGTTCGCCCGTGTCTCTACGGACCTCGTCGCCGCCGTCGAACCCGACAACGCCGACGTCGACGTCGACTCGACCGTCGAGAGCGAGGTCGACCTGGAAGCACGCGTCCGCGAGACCTATCTGCGCGGCGTCGAGACGGACGTCGCCCTCGGCGAACAGGTGCCCGAACTGTTCGGCGATTGCGGGCTGTCGGACGTCCGGACGCGGCGGTACCACCACCGGAAGGTCGTCGAGCCACCGTACGACGAGATGGCGTTGCAGGACGCTGCGCGGAAAGCGAGTGGGGCGGGGCTCGCGGACCACGAAACCGAACTCCGACGCGTGCTCTCGGCCGACGCGTACGACGACCTCCGACGCGACTGGCGCGAGATGGGTCGGGCCGTCGCCGACCAGATACAGCGCGAGGCGTACCGCCGCGTCGAGGTCGTCCCGTTCGACGTGACCGTCGGCCGAGTGTGA
- a CDS encoding DUF7095 family protein, whose protein sequence is MERAAALDRVETIVDTVASEPMAVPIREVWVYGDVALGLDPIERLDVYVTKDLMLRGDGSDEQEARFETEYGVKGVGKSVSADWAEQFPDHLRANDNGYAAPEKCLAAHLVDDSEPIHLEVCNASFEDNVTQRLRGAVARDAYEQILDPRGVCLWMDGTYAEETMAKLRGGELPFPTLSGALEMLGLEEEKASEAADAMRQHRAEQTGSTVRGDVI, encoded by the coding sequence ATGGAGCGAGCCGCCGCCCTCGACCGCGTCGAGACCATCGTCGACACAGTCGCGTCCGAACCCATGGCCGTCCCCATCCGCGAGGTGTGGGTCTACGGCGACGTCGCGCTCGGTCTCGACCCCATCGAGCGACTCGACGTCTACGTCACCAAGGACCTCATGCTCCGCGGCGACGGCAGCGACGAGCAAGAAGCCCGGTTCGAGACCGAGTACGGGGTGAAAGGCGTCGGCAAGAGTGTCTCTGCCGACTGGGCCGAACAGTTCCCCGACCATCTCCGCGCCAACGACAACGGCTACGCCGCCCCCGAGAAATGTCTCGCCGCCCATCTCGTCGACGACAGCGAGCCGATCCATCTCGAAGTCTGCAACGCCAGCTTCGAGGACAACGTCACCCAACGGCTGCGCGGCGCGGTTGCCCGCGACGCCTACGAGCAGATTCTCGACCCGCGCGGCGTGTGTCTCTGGATGGACGGTACCTACGCCGAGGAGACGATGGCGAAACTCCGCGGCGGCGAACTGCCGTTCCCGACGCTCTCGGGCGCGCTGGAGATGCTCGGGCTGGAGGAAGAGAAGGCGAGCGAGGCGGCCGACGCCATGCGACAGCACCGCGCCGAACAGACCGGCTCGACCGTCCGCGGCGACGTCATCTGA
- the ncsA gene encoding tRNA 2-thiolation protein NcsA, which translates to MECDKCSRDAVMHAGYSGAHLCEDHFCASVDKRVRRRIREDSMLPSDATPEDPETWVIGLSGGKDSVVLTHILDETFGKDPRIEMIALTIHEGIEGYRDKSVDACVELADDLDMRHELVTYEDEIGVKMDDVAEKDPMDMAPCAYCGVFRRDLLERFADEYGADKLLTGHNLDDEAETALMNFLEGDVKQVAKHFDASIGGFDDRNEQDDFIPRAKPLRDVPEKEVALYAHLKDLPAHITECPHASEAFRGEIQELMLKLEENHPGTRHSIMAGYEELAHLAAERYRGDGDDGEGPDLNECERCGSMTARDVCRKCKLVEAIEAV; encoded by the coding sequence ATGGAGTGCGACAAGTGCAGTCGCGACGCGGTGATGCACGCGGGCTACTCCGGGGCACATCTCTGTGAGGACCATTTCTGTGCCTCGGTCGACAAACGCGTCCGCCGCCGCATCCGCGAGGATAGTATGCTCCCGTCCGACGCGACACCCGAGGACCCAGAGACGTGGGTCATCGGTCTCTCGGGCGGAAAAGACAGCGTCGTGCTCACCCACATCCTCGACGAAACATTTGGAAAAGACCCGCGCATCGAGATGATCGCGCTGACCATCCACGAGGGTATCGAGGGCTACCGCGACAAGAGCGTCGACGCCTGCGTCGAGCTGGCTGACGACCTCGATATGCGCCACGAACTCGTGACGTACGAGGACGAAATCGGCGTCAAGATGGACGACGTCGCCGAGAAGGACCCGATGGACATGGCTCCCTGCGCCTACTGCGGGGTCTTCCGTCGCGACCTCCTCGAACGCTTCGCCGACGAGTACGGCGCGGACAAGCTCTTGACCGGCCACAACCTCGACGACGAGGCCGAGACGGCGCTGATGAACTTCCTCGAAGGCGACGTCAAACAGGTCGCCAAACATTTCGACGCCAGCATCGGCGGCTTCGACGACCGCAACGAACAGGACGACTTCATCCCGCGGGCGAAGCCGCTGCGGGACGTCCCCGAGAAGGAGGTCGCGCTGTACGCCCACCTGAAAGACCTCCCCGCACACATCACCGAATGTCCCCACGCCAGTGAGGCGTTCCGCGGCGAGATTCAGGAGCTGATGTTGAAACTGGAGGAGAACCATCCCGGCACGCGCCACTCCATCATGGCCGGCTACGAGGAACTCGCGCATCTCGCCGCCGAGCGGTACCGTGGCGACGGTGACGACGGCGAGGGGCCGGACCTCAACGAGTGCGAGCGGTGTGGGTCGATGACCGCGCGCGACGTCTGTCGGAAGTGCAAGCTGGTCGAAGCCATCGAGGCCGTGTAG
- a CDS encoding RAD55 family ATPase: MSEQPPATRSADTNRSAYDVADIVPVDGFDAVSAGTNVLVSGPPQSGKTRLALRLLARGTATGEQAIAVTADVDGTRLRQRFEAVDGDPSRLHVVDCSGASGKESFDDAEGVRYVSSPADLTGIGLGVVKCTRQIVADADADDDGVRLSTLSLSTMLRYTEMNRLFGFLHVLTGRVSAAGYLGVSTVDPTAHSDEERNTLRSLYDVVVELRETDDGSREIRVVGDEDVPSTWRTLAPP; this comes from the coding sequence GTGAGTGAACAGCCTCCCGCGACTCGGTCGGCAGACACGAACCGGTCGGCGTATGACGTCGCCGACATCGTCCCCGTCGACGGCTTCGACGCGGTGTCGGCGGGCACCAACGTCCTCGTCAGCGGCCCGCCGCAGTCCGGCAAGACGCGGCTCGCGCTCCGGCTGCTCGCCCGCGGGACGGCGACCGGTGAGCAGGCCATCGCCGTCACGGCCGACGTCGACGGCACACGCCTCCGCCAGCGGTTCGAGGCGGTCGACGGCGACCCCTCGCGGCTCCACGTCGTCGACTGCTCGGGTGCCAGCGGCAAGGAGTCGTTCGACGACGCCGAAGGGGTGAGATACGTCTCCTCGCCTGCAGACCTCACCGGTATCGGACTGGGTGTCGTCAAATGCACCAGACAGATCGTCGCGGACGCCGACGCCGACGACGATGGCGTTCGGCTGTCGACGCTCTCGCTGTCGACGATGCTCCGCTATACGGAGATGAACCGGCTGTTCGGTTTCCTGCACGTCCTGACCGGCCGGGTGTCGGCGGCGGGCTACCTCGGCGTCTCGACGGTCGACCCGACGGCTCACAGCGACGAAGAGCGTAACACGCTCCGCTCGCTGTACGACGTGGTCGTCGAACTCCGGGAGACCGACGACGGCAGCCGGGAGATCCGGGTCGTCGGCGACGAGGACGTGCCGAGCACGTGGCGGACGCTCGCGCCTCCCTGA